CTTTACTTCctttatttacaaaaaacaatAGTCATGATTGGATGTGATTTGATTCACTCTTAGGAAATCAAGTTATAAATGTTTGATAACTAATATTGGTATTGTAGAATTGCTTATGATATAACGACAGATTATAGGGTTCTATTTTGAGAACTGACAAGGCAACAGTGCTGGATTAAGAGCCTAATGGGCCTGGCGGTAACAATAATGATGGACCTAATTACAGAGCATTGCTGGTAATTCACAGCgccaatcttaaaaaaaaaaaaaaactaccaagaGTCCTTGATCTGATGATACATTCTCAATACTAGGCCAGTGTCCTGCAATCCATAGTATTTCAGTGGGGTATTCTTGAGTCCTCACAGTGCCCTCCTTCTGCACAACATTAAAGAGCAAGTGTATTGTGGAAAGTAGCGATATTAAAAATACTTATCGTTTTTCTGTCAGTCTCCATAGGCCTATTTAAGGGACATGCTTCTGGAACTGCAGCTTCCTCGGCCGCTATGTTATTCTGGCCCTGCAAGGTAATTGGAGATTgtaggccaaagtagtcaaattgaaaaattctccagttcagctatttggcCTCAAATTCGCAATGACCTTTTCAGTTCTCCGCAATTTTAGGTtcagtaaatacatttaaaaaataaatcaatgatactgtattgttttttttttttttgctctactgttttactttttttgttctACTGTTTTACTTTGTTTTGATTGTTCTTATATTGTAATAATTAGCACAGAACTGCAATCTGTGAATTAGCGATTAAACAGCATTGAAATGTTCTCTACTTTGTAACACAAATGGGCAGAATTTAATTTTAAGCGATTCGTCTGAAGAAGATTTGAGTAAATCGGCAAATAAATTCAGTCCGAATGATTTTACTTCTGAAGCAGATATGTGCAAAACTGTGGTTTGTTTACAGATGAAAAGAATAGCCCAATCAAAATCCTTTCTATCTGCAACTGAATTAGTGAATGTTTACTTATTTTGCAGAGTAATCAATTAGCTTGAGggtggattaaaaaaaatgtttatttggctAATTTGGAATAAACTAATACAATTTCTGCAGGTCTGCTGTGGAATCTGTAGATGGGATCGATTTGGTATCGAATCGTTTCTGGGAAAAATTAACAAGAATTTTATTTGGACGAATTGTTCCATATTTTTGTAGAAGTTACTTTGCAATGAATTCTGTTTCCGTTTCAGCATCAGTCTTGGTTCCTTTTGACAATACGTGTCATGTACAACGTGGGATACAGTGTGTCCGTCACTGCACTCATTGTCGCCGTATGCATACTCACCCAGCTGAGGTTCGTATCTTTGCAGGAAAGCACCCCTATTCAATTTAAAGTTCTAAAatacaggaaataaaataaaagggataTTAAAAAATGGGTAATGGCAGTGACAAGATGACATTGGTAGGAGAAAACATAAACGATTATGAGAGCATGCATTAAAAAATAGTAAACAGGATAAAAAGGAAATAATCATGACATGAAAAAGAATAAGAACAGCTACAGTGGCATAATGAAGACTAGCATGGAAGAAATAATATAGAAAAAGGGCTAtggtggatagatagatggatggatggatggatggatggatagattttCAAAGGTTTTCCAATTCTTACTTGTGGCTACAGACAGCACAAACTTTGAGGGCCTTTCACAAACATAGGAATGATAGAAGTGAAGTGAAttgcaggtttaaccccttaaggacacatgacatgtgtgacatgtcatgattcccttttattccagaagtttggtccttaaggggttaaaaaactcaGAAATTCTccaactgcccaaataaaaaaaaaaatcaacaatcaTGCATACATTAAATTGTGCATGTTTTCAATGGGAATATATTTAAAAaccgtttgcaaaagctgcagatctcttgtctgcaacatttgcaagccatccccttctaactccgcccactTTTTATGACTGTCCAGTCACagaattcccaatgcagctcaatgagtctttgcaaggcaggtgctctgggcaattgctgcctcttgagtttagctccactgagctaaccaaaccaggaagtaacaagtttaatttataaaagtgtaaatttctattgaaatctgctctatttgttaaataaaaaagaggacatactcttcacacataaaacactttcAGTAAGATAAAGTGCCATAGGGGTCCacactgtttctttaaatgtctTATTTTACAATCTCAGTTATTTGGCTTTGAATGTGcacttccattttttattttctataattcTCATTCTAATGAGTAGCCCCAAACTTTTCCAGAATGCTAACACGCTGCTAGGTAATGCTTTAGAAAAATAAGATTGCTTACCAAATGTATTGTTTTGTGTGACAGGCGCCTGCGCTGCACTCGGAATCTGATCCACTGCAACCTGTTTGTCTCGTTCATACTACGCGGAGTGTCAGTGCTGACAAGAGACGCACTTTTATTTAGAGAGAAGAGCATGCTCCAGGCAGAGAAAGACTTCACAAATTTATCCAGAGAAAAAGTAAGTGGGTGGAATCAACACTGTAGAGCTGTGTCCTGGGCTAGCGAGCTTCTCTCCGGTAAAAGTACATTTTACACATTATGCTTAGAGGGGTATCAGTTAGAATGTTCCGCTACACAGTTGCCGTCATatgacatgatatatatataagttttGTGGGTGCACCTCTAGATGTATTCATTTTAATGCCATTGCTTACTCCCTGTTTTAACTATAAATTCCTTTAGTGCAAAATGTCTCTCATTCTGACAAATAAAAGTGGTTCACAATCTTCACTTTCTTTAATGCTGGTCGTCAGCCTAAGCTTTCCCTGTACAGTATGTTACACACTATGtcacttttatttaattattggtATGCTCCAACCCTGGCCCACCTTAGttcccccacttttttttttgttgttgttgttattttttccaaattatgttgtttttttttaaatgttatatataaggaaaagtagggactactttttcttatgtgtGACCTGAAGGTTGACAAAAGTTGGCAAATGGTGGAAGCTCCATGGCCTTTGCCATTGGCTGGGTTGTGTCACTTCTGGGAGCTGCCCGTCACAGGCGCTCTGTGTTTACTTTTGCACGATTGCAAGAGGCAGCACAGGTTTATTGGAGGACTTTAACGTCCGTATCATTTGATGGGCACACCCAAGGTAGGACAGAGATTGGAATTCCTGGTGCCACCATCTTAGGAACACAAATGCGGGATCAACACAAtgtggggaaaggtaagttgcaCCGGTCCCTGTGCCTGAATTGGCTATGGGGTTTTCGTGGGTCCATAGGAAGGCTGGGGGCGTACCATGATTTATGAACGATCACAATTTTTCACTCTGTGTTGACATGTTCCATATGTGTGGGTGTGCAATAAACCACTCTCTCACTTCCCTTTCAGACCATGGTGGGGTGTCGTTTAGCTCACATAACTTCGCTATATTTCCTGGCTGCCAATTATTATTGGCTTTTGGTAGAAGGTTTGTATCTGCACAACCTGCTGATTGTGTTGTCATTCTCCGAAGAAGGGGCACTTCCTCGATATATGCTACTAGGCTGGGGTAAGTGCAATGATGTGTGCGTATTACTCCATGTCATTGTATATGTCCCTTTAATTGGTGAATATGTACCAAAAAGTTTTGGACCCATAAGAAATAAAGGTGCTCCATTTCTAGTTTTATCTACCACCTAAGCTATTATAgcatatttttaataataataataataataataatatgttacgctaaattaaattaataataatctaAGTGGGTTGCACAGCTGGCTGTATGCTAATTCCGATGCCCTCTGCAGTAAATATTGCAAGTATCATTCAATccagaattataaaaaatgaagTAGCTAATGAAGAATATACTTGTGTGCTATTAAAATATTCTGGGATAGTCAAAGTATTGAGTAGTTTGAATAAGAGGATtaaaattacttaaagggacactatagtcaccgtaacaactacagcttcttatatctgttctggtgagtataggtatttcctttaggctttttgcagttttcagagaaaatgtagtgtttacattacagcctagggatacttccactggccactttcctatgggaaagtattgtgattggatgagatcatcacttctgatgatgtcagccaatgaggcagatcaggggtagagccagcaccagcaggctttaataaaagtaagattttactacatCCGAGGAGGCCAGgatggctagatggtgtttttaatgctatagagtcaggaatacataatttatgttcctgaccctatagtgttccttaaactaaaaagatggattttttttttttttaaattctatattttattGTGCGATAATTAACATACATCCAtgcaatgccacgacagcattAGCAGGCttaataaaacagtgttaaacatgtgTGACATTTGAGATAGCTGCACATTTTATAAATTGTATGGGtcaagagtaatacagatatattCAACGGTAGCTACATAAACAGGCTAGTACTAATCAGTGATGGTGTCAGTGACAATTCAAATACAAGCTTAAACTTAATGCCTATCTAAGATATAGTAAATATTGACATAGCTAGATTAATAGGTTTGAGTAGTATGGGTCTATGCTTGTGATGACACTTGTGGTGCAGGAATATAACGTTGGTTATGAGTGTCATATATTTAGCATTTAACCTGCTGTCACCGCCTAGTACAAGCTATAAGTTAACCACTAGGCGAGATCTTTGCGTGTCGTTTTAGAGAGGCTAGATAGATTGGGACAATTAGCAAAGCTGACACTCTGGTGCGCCGGGGTTCTCTGTGCCTCCTCCGTGGGAAGGGGTCGGCGTTCTAGGGGACCAAGGCCTTTTCATATGGGGGCAGTCCTGATTTTATCCGATACCTGCTCTGTTGTGTCTGTGTGGTAAGGTGCAAGCGTCCTTCAGAGCAGGTATCAGGGCTTGTTTTGTCCATGTTTTGTTCTGCAGTTTTCGTAGGGTTCCTCTGGATTGCTGGCTTGGTGTGTTAGGCTTGATACCTTCGGTCTTCCGCGGGTGTGTGTCCTCTTTGTTTAGGAGCTGGACGTTATTCCCTGAGATCCACCGCTTTCCAGGCTGGTCTGTTGCAGGCTGAGTGTAAGGCGAACACAGGATCAGTCCGTTGGTGGGTTTGTCTCGCTGGGCGGTTGGCGCGGTCCCCCCGGGTGGGAATGGTCGATGCGCCGTGTTCTGTCCCCTCGGCGCTGCCGCTGACATTCACCCTCTCAcgctgcttgtttttcctgttgTCGGCTGGAGCAGTTGGGAGGGTTGGCGCGGTTTTTGCCGCTTCCCTGTTTGGCGGGTTCGGTTGTCAGGGACTGTTAGAACAGCAGTGAACGCCAGGAGGGAGGGAGCCTTCTCATTGCTGTCCgtgcacatggcgcccgccattttgGAGGTAGCTGTCAGGCCCCCCTTCCCCGACCGTGGAGCCACGCTCATGGCCaccgggtgaggaccgggatcaccccccccccggtccatggggggggggacacgGAGCCGGATCTGCATCAGTCTGCACCTTTGGCTGGGCTCTGTGGTACAGGATAGTGTGTCAGCgtccgtctgccccactcaccgcagaAGAAGGCCTGAGTTGGGTCATCAAGATTTTCTCCCCCGGGGGACTGAAACTCAGCGAtccagcctctccccgggtccaacAGTCCCCTGGCACTGGGCATCTGTGCTGTCGGTTCGGTTTTAGCTGGCAATGTATAATTTTAGAGGGTTTTCAGTAGCTTTTTTGCAGGAGCCGCTTTGACTTGCGACtgtccagcttggcggtccggccccgcccctaaAAAGATGGATTTGACAAGATCTCAAATCTGACTTGTGTTAGTTTTtagtataattatattatttatattgacAGGGCATTGGTTTTTTGAGGATTAAAGAAATGGAACTATATCACATGATGTACAGTCAGCTATCAAATAAGTCAATATATCAAATAAGCATTATAACAAATTATTATCCATCGTGAATGATTGTGGGaaacaaatttttatttttagtatttggCCATTTAGTTAATTAAACCTCACTACATAGGATAATATTTGAATAATATATCAGATAAGAGTAAATAGCATTATGCATACAACTCTTAATGAAGTTCTTTATAAATGATAAGTGGATTAGGTACAATTTGTCCCCAGGGATCCAAACCTCACaggagattattcactaaacagtaaactgTGTGATAAATTTACAGCTGCCAGGGTTATTTGTGAAGAATTCAGTGCGAATCTCATAATTTGCCCAAATAAACAAACCGAAAACATAGCTGTATTTGGTTATTGCACACCAAAATTCTACATTCACTTAGATTTTTTGCCACTTTAATGGAAAAACCCTGATATTTTCAAAATGAAGGCAAGAGTTAATAAACTGGGGAAAAAATGCCGCAATGTGCTATTTTGGCTGTTAATTAAAAAGCCACAGAGAATTGAGAGTTTATTTTTTACGTTATGTTGCTAGCAGACATTCCATTGTTTCACATTGTTATTAACCTAACCAGCTATTGAGTTGAAACATATTTTGCTTATTCTAGGAGTACCGGTTCTGTTTGTAGTCCCCTGGGTGGTAGTTCGACAACTCTATGAAAACACACAGTGAGTGCAAGACTGTCACATAAAATGGTACTGTGATACTCAATAATAAGCGCGTTTCCATGCACACACCAATATAAAAAGATACAACCCCAGAATCCCTCCCACTCAAACCAATAGCGCATGTATGTTTATGACATCTTGCTTCTATGTATCTGCAGTGCTTATTGCTTTTTGCCTTCTTAGTAGAGACAAAGCTTTCCATTAAAGGGAACTTATGTATTTCATTTACATTGCTACCTTAGTGAAATTCCTTtgttcatttattaatttttcttaACATTCCATATTTACGAAGTTTTAACGAATGAAGGTGAAGAGTAACATTTATCATATATCATGCACAAACGCAACACAAGATAATATTACTGTAGGATGTGGTATGTTATTACGATATACTCAGGTCGTATAAGAACATATACATTTTTCAGGGTAAAACAAAATATGATATAAACTTGTGTCCGTTTATAGAGTGTTTTGTCAAGTTGGCAAGACCCACGACAGCTTTCCACGCAGAGTGTTAAGGAAAGTTTGAATCTCATGGAAAAGCCGCATCCTGGTGTTTGCATATTTTAAGAGGTGTTTATCTATTCTATTGTAGGTGCTGGGAAAGGAATGATAATTCTTCTTATTTTTGGATCATTCGATCTCCCCTCTTATTAGCTATTCTGGTGAGTACAGtagttatttttaacactattctAGAATGTTCAAAATTGTCCTTCAGCTACAAATGCCATAACGCTTCACCGACCAAAGATGCCACCCTCTTTGTGATGTTACCCGAATGTAACCAGAAAATACTACAATTTGGAATCCACAGACCCCCAAACGACATTGCTGTACCCCTACAATGCCATGTTGGAGGTGGGGAAAGAGATAACGTGACACGTACTACTAATACCATAGCTCCAGGAGTAAATGTGGTCCAGCCTGTTATACAGAATTGTTACTTTTGCATTCGTAAGGAACGTATTAAGACATTTGATTGGACTTTACAAATGCAAACAAAAAGAACGCTATCGTAACTTCTTTAATTTGGGGTTTATTCTTACAACACAACTTGTCATTCAGTCCAGAAAATGTCACACACCGTGCTTGATATTGCTTGTGTGATATCATTCCTAAAAATAATTGTGCAAATATGAATATACTGTCTGACATATGATTCTTAGCGAATAGTTAGATGTCTTCAATTGTTTTGATTTTGGCATAGTTGACTGGCTGCTACAATTTCCTGGCAATAAACATAACATGTGACATTAAAGTTTTTCCATGTGAAACATCGGATCGCAGCTCTAAAAAATGGTGCGATCGCAGATTCTAAATAGAGAACGTGATGCTGTTCAAGTATTTTTATCACAATATAAATTTACAAAGAAGGGCAATAGTCTAGCCATATTTTGAGATGGGGACCTGGACCcacagccagtggtgtatcctggttttgtgctgccctaggcaggacaaaactcaggcgcccccctcccgcccgcccgcgccacccccatccaacccttcccctgccccgccttctaaatacacacacacacattcactgacagatacgcatacactagctaacagaaacacacacacactaacagacacacacacagtcagatacacacacacactaacagacacgcagacacacactaacagacacacacagacacactttctcaatgctttcctatggacgctggcatcttctcactgtgattttcacagtgagaatcgcggaatcgcctctagcggctgtcagggagacagacactagaggctggattaaccctcaatgtaaacatagcagtttctgtgaaactgctatgttttcagctgcagtgttaaaactagagggacctggcaccaggggtgtatcctggttttgtgctgccctaggcaggacaaaactcaggcgcccccctcacccccaccccccccccgccacccccacccaacccttcccccgccttctaaatacacacacactgacagatacgcatccattagctaactgttagctaatggatgcgtatctgtcagtgtgtgtgtgagtgtatgagtgtgtctgtgtgtgagtgtgtctgttagtgagtgtgtctgttagtgagtgtgtctgttagtgagtgtgtctgttagtgagtgtgtctgttagtgtgtgtgtctgttagtgtgtgtatgtcagtgtgtgtgagtgtctgttagtgagtgtgtgagtgtgtctgttagctgctaacagacacactcacacactcactaacagacacactcacacacactgacatacacacactaacagacacacacagtcagacacacacacacactctaacagacacactctcacacacacacactctaacagacaaacagacacactcacactcactaacagacacacactaacagacacactaacagacacacactaacagacacactcacacacactaacagacacactcacacacactaacagacacacacagtcagacacactcacacacactctcacactcactaacagacacacacacacacacacactaacagacacactcacacacactaacagacacactcacacacactaacagacacacactaacagacacactcactcacattaactcattttttttttaatttacccccccagcctccttacctttgggaatgctgggggggttctccctctccctggggtctagtggggctgccggtcgggctgctgggctggttgctgggcgggcggctggcgagggagcacttcctctgagctgtctgctcagctccctcgcgcgccgcagagtgaggctgggaggcggagccggaatatgacgtcatattccggctcccagcctcactctgcggcgcgcgagggagctgagcagacagctcagaggaagtgctccctcgccagccgcccgcccgcccgcccgcccagcaaccagcccagcagccaccagcccaggatgtctgttagccgcaaggctaacaaggcatttgccctgggcgtttgggggcggctttttttgccgccccctggaaaatgccgcccaaggcaaatgccttgtttgcctcgcggcaaatacgcccctgcctggcacccagaccacttcattgagctgaagtggtctgggtgcctatagtggtgctTCAACTGGTGCAACAAATGGAATATTAGTATCCAGTTATATGTATAACAGACACattcatatttttgttttgtttatatcacTTTATGGCAATACCTGTACTGTATGAAGAATTAAAATATTCTACATAATGAGATGCTGGACTAGGAAAGAGACGAgggttacattcactatacaaacttatttctgactgttttttttttttttactaacataaactaaactaaaactaAACTGAAACTAAAGTTTGCAGATACAACAGACCTCCAAACGACATTGTGACATACTGACATGTCTCTCTCTGTCCGTTAAGTACATTTATTCTGAtgaaatattctttatttattctttttttatatttctctatATTTCACACCAGATAAACTTTGTGATCTTCCTGCGTATACTGCGGATTTTAGTCCTGAAGCTGAGAGCCAATCAGATGAGAATAAGTGATCGTAAATACAGGTACGTCCATGTTCTACCTGAGTGAGATGGCACAGATTTTTGTTTTCTCTGATCAGTGGGAGTCTTAAAAACTAAATATGTTCAGTTAAAGAGAATCTGTAATTTTCAATATTTAATGAAGATATATTTCACAGAAATTGCAATGTAATCATAAGATGTCAAATAGACAAGACTGGGCTTGTCAAATGTTTACAAAAGACAGAGCTCTActgtcaacttttgtccaatctcagCAGCCATCATAAGTGATGGCTGTGGGATTTAGGCATCAATCTATGGGATTTTCCAGAGTTCCCAGAATCCcagtgttgtactctcgcgcatgcatGAGAGTAAGTCGACACATAtatgtttaagtatatttattcTGAATTAAGAGATTTCTGtagctttgtttctttttattgctTTGTTTAAATTGACTTTACACATTTTATGGCGCTTGCtccttgtttatttttaaaattatatattttcactGGTTTGAAGTGCCTGTGCACacgttttggtgattatactaaGTTTACGCTTGTTTAAACAGATACTGAAGGCAAGAGATTGgagtgtttatggtgcctggagtccatgGACTCCGTGTCCTGCATCACTGCTAAATGGTTTACGAGATTCTCTGTCAACAGCAGCCTGCAGTCTGGACTCCAATGACAAAATGGGAGAAGGAGCTGTGCTATATTTAGGCCATACCAACGGTAGCTTTCAGCTCATCACTGCCCCAATCGCTTTTATAAATTGGTATGGTTTGATTGAGGTGGAAAATTAGCTCGACCTCTGCTGTAAACTGAGCATCTCTGCTAAATGGTGAGTAAACTGTTTAGCAGCGATGTGAGAGCTCACGGAACTCAAGGCACCATAACTAATTCAATCcgttgatgtggttatggtgccaacagtattaaaagtaaaacagaaagtgttgcttttttaaagttaataaatgtcATCAGTTAATGTTTCTTGGTGTGTCGTAAAGCTTACGTTTGTTTTACCGAAAGGCGGTTTGACAGGCACCTGAATAATATGAAAATTATCTTCATACAAAGTCATGTGGTGTAATCATTATTCATTTATTAGTGGGTACGGGATATCACTGTCTCCTTATTCCACAGACTGGCCAAATCGACATTGACGCTGATCCCCTTACTGGGGATTCACGAGGCCGTATTTAACCTGATACCTGAGGAAAGCGCAAAGGGGGGATTCCGCTACAGCAAACTAGCGGCAGAATTACTGCTCAGTTCATTCCAGGTGAGCAACTTCAGCCCGCCTCACTGCTTAACTGTACATGCATTCTACACCACATGCCCAGCATGGCCTAGCTACCAATATATATAGGACATACATGGGCAGCACTAAAACCACTGTATGAAACATATTATACCGCATGCAACTGGATTTCCAATAGCTTCCCTGATTTTTGGAACCTTACCTTGCCATAGTGCTGGGGTAGGCACCTGTTGACACTCCAGATGGTTTGGActattgatgctttgccagcattattattattattttattatttatatagcgctatcagattccgtagcgctgtacaatgggattatgTCTGTaaaagtattatgggagatgtagtccaaaacatctggactgCTGAAGGATGCCTTCCTCTGCCTTACTAAATGCACCGGTTGTAAAACAGCTTAACTGGCAGAGTACAGGTAAAAGAGACTTAACGCTATTAGCTTTACTTGTTAATAGAATACAACTGCagaattaatataaatcaaatgGATTATACATTACaagtaaatgccagtaataatagtgaaaacagaaataaaatgtaaaaaggaaCAGGAAACGGTCACTTGGAGACACAATTAATAACACTGTGTGCACACAGGAGCGCCACAAGATATTTTCCGGTACTATgctcctatccagtcggtcctctcacacctcgcccctctgccagtccttacattggctccctgtatcctataggagtcaattcaaagtgctaacccatacatttaaagcactgaacaattccagcccctcttatatctcttcactgatccagaggtatgcccctcctcgtaccctccgctctgcccgcgaccacctcctgaccgctgctcgcacccgtacggccaactcacgcttgcaggacctctcacgggcggctcctctcctatggaataacttgcctactgccatcagactctcccctagtcttcaatcatttaagaagggccttaaatcccatctcttcaggaaagcgtatggcctcccagagtaatctctcccttacatacctgtctcttgctctcctatgggatagtgctttgctctctcctccagctctgcttcactcctacttgatatttcctatcctaatgtttctaataccccacctcctatagactgtaagctcatttgagcagggtcctcttcaacctattattcctgtaagttttcttgtaattgtcttatttattgttacatccccccctctcaaaatattgtaaagcgctacggaatctgttggcgctatataaatggcaataataataataataatatgatgatGATAGCACCGGTGAACTGTgcttccctctcccctgccggctctgcaggactggaggggagatcagagttctccctcaccggcccgctaGCACTGTAATGCTGGCAGCCGTCAGGGAGAGGGATGAAGGGAAAacccggggagctctaacctgcagcctGCCGGGTTCTGCTTTCGCAAGATCGGAGCTTTGACGCTGTTACCACGGCAAagctccgaatctcgcgagagtgaactctagcctgagctgcaggctggagttcactctcaccactagggcttctccaccggaccaccagggattaatactgtcccccctcccaggcaaaggtaagcagggaggggggatataaaaattattttttatttaaaaaataaataaatgtatatatatttatgaatttgagacacacacagagacacaataatcccccataaacacacactgctcccccatacacacaattacctccccatacacacactgctccccatacacacacattaccccacaTATAagtacactgcacccctcacacacacactacatccttcacacacactacagtcttcacaaacacaatgcacccccgtaCACTCacggcacccccacacacacactgctaccctcacacacacacacactgcacccctcacacagacaaacacacgtacactgctcccctctcacacacacacgcacactgcacccctcacacacagactccaccactcacacacacacacacacattgcacccctcacacacactactgcccctatcccctactacagcccctatcccggcaaatcccaggtaagttgtcaaactgttcttaaacagtttgactacttactctgggaggccactaTGGCAttactgtcaccataaccactacaaagtgacGTAGTGGTTATTGtccctggattgtttctttac
This DNA window, taken from Pelobates fuscus isolate aPelFus1 chromosome 9, aPelFus1.pri, whole genome shotgun sequence, encodes the following:
- the GIPR gene encoding gastric inhibitory polypeptide receptor, with the translated sequence MWGHLSAFVLLLLKGVQTLTVHDTVQAWEKYQADCEHRMQTEPAMSGVFCNRTFDWYVCWGDAAANTTHAEPCPSYLPWYSKVKVGFVFQRCGFDGQWVLDDTGKPWRDNTQCENVDPEQENSEHQSWFLLTIRVMYNVGYSVSVTALIVAVCILTQLRRLRCTRNLIHCNLFVSFILRGVSVLTRDALLFREKSMLQAEKDFTNLSREKTMVGCRLAHITSLYFLAANYYWLLVEGLYLHNLLIVLSFSEEGALPRYMLLGWGVPVLFVVPWVVVRQLYENTQCWERNDNSSYFWIIRSPLLLAILINFVIFLRILRILVLKLRANQMRISDRKYRLAKSTLTLIPLLGIHEAVFNLIPEESAKGGFRYSKLAAELLLSSFQGLLVAIIYCFCNKEVQSELYRKRQNSLNGGRSTCAPRSLHPSPRRPNVAEDLMSNSSVARTSQY